The following proteins are encoded in a genomic region of Oncorhynchus keta strain PuntledgeMale-10-30-2019 chromosome 35, Oket_V2, whole genome shotgun sequence:
- the naa30 gene encoding N-alpha-acetyltransferase 30 — MPTMGMAEIDSSSVDGVLTCSKEVVVMDRDREDLGTLCAEEDLVASALAASITSQVIVEELRRLGLCSNIEGDVEYVPYESELQMSDIKRLITKDLSEPYSIYTYRYFIHNWPQLCFLAMVDKDCVGAIVCKLDMHKKIHRGYIAMLAVDSRYRRKGIGTYLVKKAIYAMMDEDCDEVVLETEITNQSAQKLYENLGFVRDKRLFQYYLNGVDALRLKLWLR; from the exons ATGCCAACCATGGGAATGGCTGAAATAGATTCCAGCAGTGTCGACGGGGTGCTAACATGCAGCAAAGAAGTGGTggtgatggacagagacagggaagatCTCGGGACGCTGTGCGCTGAAGAAGATTTGGTGGCATCCGCGCTTGCTGCCTCTATCACCTCTCAAGTTATTGTGGAAGAACTGAGAAGGCTTGGGTTATGTTCAAACATAGAGGGAGACGTGGAATACGTACCATACGAGTCTGAACTGCAAATGTCAGACATCAAAAGGCTTATTACCAAGGACTTGTCAGAGCCTTATTCGATTTATACATATAGGTATTTCATTCATAACTGGCCTCAACTCTGCTTCCTG GCGATGGTGGACAAGGATTGTGTTGGTGCCATTGTGTGCAAACTGGATATGCACAAGAAGATTCACCGTGGCTACATTGCCATGTTGGCTGTGGACTCCAGATACAGGAGGAAAGGAATTG GTACATATCTAGTCAAAAAGGCTATCTATGCTATGATGGATGAGGACTGTGATGAG GTGGTGCTGGAGACTGAGATCACCAACCAATCAGCCCAGAAACTGTATGAGAACCTGGGCTTTGTAAGGGACAAGAGGCTCTTCCAATACTATTTAAATGGAGTGGATGCTCTACGGCTCAAACTGTGGCTTCGGTAG